One genomic window of Arachis stenosperma cultivar V10309 chromosome 10, arast.V10309.gnm1.PFL2, whole genome shotgun sequence includes the following:
- the LOC130957223 gene encoding protein FAR1-RELATED SEQUENCE 5-like — MGIITDQCMAMAGAIRKVLPDTVHKWCIWHIMKKSQFKLGGYVRYRELSAMMNYIVWNSPLNLYANRQKWVPIFFKSEFWAGMRSTQCSESMHAFYGGFLHCKSELVQFIHEYDNVLRNKEQKELEDDATDSKGVIPCIWSTGIQRQFQQEYTSNMFRTLQLEGDTICIKVDEQKVFWGKPVYHTFIVEFDPLSRKSRCNCNKIESAGILCCHTLAMWSYYRVDTVPSCYVLPRWSKNVIRKHTYIKSRHGVARSDESHNLFRHLCSKFYNVAQEFVACDEEAAILRAVLWDAKSKLTDYRANMRSTTLDATQNTMPTQSTGGVIDDVDLQTDNDHDGSVNKIFEDSTIWNSSDGGGFMHLLNSFKHI, encoded by the exons ATGGGGATCATCACTGACCAGTGCATGGCGATGGCTGGTGCTATTAGGAAGGTCTTACCTGATACTGTCCACAAATGGTGCATCTGGCACATAATGAAGAAATCACAATTCAAACTCGGTGGCTACGTTAGGTACAGAGAATTGAGTGCAATGATGAATTATATTGTGTGGAATTCTCCTTTGA ACCTTTATGCAAATCGACAGAAGTGGGTTCCAATATTCTTCAAGAGTGAATTTTGGGCCGGCATGAGGAGTACACAGTGTAGTGAAAGTATGCACGCATTTTATGGTGGATTCCTGCATTGCAAGAGTGAGTTGGTTCAGTTCATTCATGAATACGACAATGTGCTTAGAAACAAGGAGCAAAAGGAGCTTGAAGATGATGCTACCGACTCGAAAGGAGTCATCCCATGTATATGGAGCACAGGCATTCAGAGACAGTTTCAGCAGGAATATACCAGTAATATGTTCAGGACCCTTCAGCTGGAG GGAGATACAATTTGTATTAAAGTGGACGAGCAAAAGGTATTTTGGGGGAAGCCTGTCTACCATACTTTCATAGTAGAGTTTGACCCTTTGAGTCGAAAGAGTCGGTGTAATTGCAACAAGATTGAATCCGCTGGTATATTGTGCTGCCACACCCTTGCGATGTGGTCATACTACAGAGTTGACACAGTACCGAGTTGCTATGTTCTTCCTCGATGGAGTAAGAATGTCATCCGCAAGCACACTTACATTAAGAGTAGGCATGGCGTGGCTCGGAGTGATGAAAGCCACAACTTGTTCAGGCATCTGTGTTCAAAGTTCTATAACGTTGCTCAGGAGTTTGTTGCTTGTGATGAGGAAGCAGCCATCTTGCGAGCTGTCCTTTGGGATGCAAAGTCCAAGCTGACTGATTACCGTGCCAACATGCGTTCCACTACTCTTGATGCGACTCAAAATACCATGCCCACACAAAGCACAGGTGGTGTTATT GATGATGTTGACCTTCAGACAGATAATGATCATGATGGTtctgtaaataaaatatttgaggaTTCTACTATATGGAATTCATCGGATGGTGGTGGATTCATGCACCTGTTGAACTCTTTTAAGCATATATAG